One Setaria italica strain Yugu1 chromosome I, Setaria_italica_v2.0, whole genome shotgun sequence DNA window includes the following coding sequences:
- the LOC101773408 gene encoding protein PIN-LIKES 2 has protein sequence MLWSMDPQVDIHGDWVSAVAPQLKLLCLTVIGLLLANPRVQVVPRATFKLLSKLVFALFLPCLIFVHLGKSVTFDNILHWWFIPVNVLVSTVIGCILGYIVALICRPPPHLFRFTVIMTGFGNTGNLPIAIIGSVCHTSDHPFGPACDTKGIAYVSFAQWVAVILVYTLVYHMMEPPMQFYEIVGEGDEIQEEPEQVSNYSRSLLHEAEWPGMFDKVTEHSKTPFIARVFMSISGSSQNTFPDIDFTEEGTSGAGPSSPKSIRCLAEPRVVRRIRVVAEKTPIQHVLQPPTIASLLAIIIGMVPVLKNFVFGADAPLSFFTDSLDILAAAVVPSVMLILGGMLAEGPKDNALGIRTTIGIIVARLLVLPCIGIGVVTLADKLHLLVEEDHMYRFVLSLQYSTPSAILLAAIAGLRGYGVKEASALLFWQHICAVFSLSLYLIVYFKLMSFI, from the coding sequence ATGCTTTGGTCAATGGACCCGCAGGTGGACATCCATGGCGACTGGGTGTCGGCCGTGGCGCCGCAGTTGAAGCTGCTGTGCCTGACGGTCATCGGCCTGCTCCTCGCCAACCCGCGGGTCCAGGTCGTGCCTAGGGCCACCTTCAAGCTCCTGAGCAAGCTCGTCTTTGCCCTCTTCCTCCCCTGCCTGATTTTCGTCCACCTCGGCAAATCGGTCACCTTCGACAACATCCTGCACTGGTGGTTCATCCCTGTCAACGTTCTCGTCAGCACTGTCATCGGGTGCATTCTTGGGTACATAGTGGCCCTGATCTGCCGCCCACCCCCACACTTGTTCCGGTTCACAGTGATCATGACTGGGTTTGGCAACACAGGGAATCTCCCGATTGCGATCATCGGGTCGGTCTGCCATACCAGTGATCACCCGTTTGGTCCTGCATGCGACACCAAGGGCATCGCTTATGTCTCATTTGCGCAGTGGGTTGCGGTTATTCTTGTCTACACTTTGGTCTACCACATGATGGAGCCACCTATGCAGTTCTATGAGATTGTTGGTGAGGGTGATGAGATACAGGAAGAACCTGAGCAGGTCAGCAACTACAGCAGGTCTCTGCTTCATGAGGCGGAATGGCCAGGGATGTTTGATAAAGTAACAGAGCACTCAAAGACACCGTTCATCGCCAGAGTTTTCATGAGCATTTCAGGTTCCTCGCAGAATACGTTTCCTGATATTGATTTTACTGAAGAGGGTACTTCTGGTGCTGGACCAAGCAGTCCGAAGTCTATCAGATGTTTGGCAGAGCCAAGAGTGGTCAGAAGGATCAGGGTTGTAGCTGAAAAGACTCCAATTCAGCACGTCCTTCAGCCACCGACAATCGCCTCTTTACTTGCCATTATCATCGGCATGGTCCCTGTCTTGAAAAATTTTGTGTTTGGGGCTGATGCACCACTCTCGTTCTTCACTGATAGTTTGGATATCCTGGCTGCTGCAGTGGTTCCCTCGGTGATGTTAATTCTTGGGGGCATGCTTGCAGAAGGCCCAAAGGATAATGCCTTGGGTATCAGGACTACCATCGGTATAATTGTGGCAAGGCTTTTGGTGCTCCCATGCATTGGCATTGGTGTTGTGACGCTAGCAGACAAATTGCACCTACTTGTTGAGGAAGACCATATGTACCGCTTTGTGCTTTCGCTTCAGTACTCCACGCCAAGCGCTATCTTGCTTGCAGCAATTGCCGGTCTGAGAGGATATGGTGTTAAGGAAGCATCTGCCCTTCTATTCTGGCAGCATATTTGTGCAGTGTTCTCTCTTTCCCTCTACCTGATTGTATACTTCAAGTTGATGTCTTTCATTTGA
- the LOC111257985 gene encoding uncharacterized protein LOC111257985: MLQEVICSVEDPSTASGSGNVSLSVYTGGALAVGDVEKSKEPTAPGTSLGAAPHLAKSTQGLVLGLPSESEFQRAVDVFRSFQELYDQTQRNTRALQERNEQLEQECARLTESLKVHEVGAKSFDVERSDHEVLQQKLESRYKSLNKKYQELKRKETVASSQLLDWRNAHDRVADEAEHLRASLMEAQAACEHQRDRKIQNRVPPVVVGRPERPCDIVKA; this comes from the exons ATGCTTCAAGAGGTGATCTGCTCGGTGGAGGACCCCTCAACTGCTTCGGGTTCTGGAAATGTATCTTTGTCGGTGTATACAGGCGGAGCTCTGGCTGTAGGGGATGTGGAGAAATCCAAggaaccaactgctccag GTACTTCCTTGGGTGCAGCTCctcatcttgcgaagagtactcAAGGCCTAGTACTCGGACTTCCGTCTGAGTCAGAGTTCCAgagagctgtcgatgtttttcgaagcttccag GAGCTGTATGACCAGACGCAAAGGAACACTCGGGCCCTTCAGGAACGAAACGagcaattggagcaggagtgtgcccggctTACAGAATCCTTGAAGGTTCATGAAGTTGGAGCGAAATCCTTTGATGTGGAACggtcagatcatgaagtcttgcagcagaagctggagagccgctacaagtctttgaataaaaagtatcaag agctcaagaggaaggagACTGTTGCgagtagtcaactccttgattggagaaatgcgCACGATCGAGtagcggatgaagctgaacatcttcgaGCTTCGCTAATGGaggcacaggctgcttgcgagcatcagcgagacaggAAGATTCAGAATagg gtccCACCTGTTGTAGTCGGCAGGCCTGAgcggccttgtgatattgtaaaagcctga